Proteins found in one Gemmatimonadetes bacterium SCN 70-22 genomic segment:
- a CDS encoding phenylacetate-CoA oxygenase subunit PaaJ codes for MPSRDELWAILDEVRDPEVPVLSVVELGIVRDARIEGDQVVVDITPTYSGCPAMHEIERCVAGAFAARGVVARVQTVFSPAWTTDWMSDAAKEKLRAYGIAPPGRAADQALIPLMRRGAAVPCPFCGSRDTDTRSDFGSTACKSLHFCNACHQPFEHFKAI; via the coding sequence ATGCCGTCGCGCGACGAGCTGTGGGCGATCCTCGACGAGGTGCGCGATCCCGAGGTCCCGGTGCTCAGCGTCGTGGAGCTCGGCATCGTGCGAGACGCGCGCATCGAGGGCGATCAGGTCGTGGTCGACATCACCCCGACCTATTCCGGGTGCCCCGCCATGCACGAGATCGAGCGCTGCGTGGCCGGCGCCTTCGCGGCGCGCGGAGTCGTGGCGCGTGTGCAGACCGTCTTCTCCCCCGCGTGGACGACCGACTGGATGTCGGACGCGGCGAAGGAGAAGCTGCGCGCCTACGGTATCGCCCCCCCGGGGCGCGCCGCCGATCAGGCGCTCATCCCGCTCATGCGGCGTGGGGCGGCGGTGCCGTGTCCCTTCTGCGGTTCGCGCGACACCGATACCCGCAGCGACTTCGGGTCCACGGCGTGCAAGTCGCTCCACTTCTGCAACGCCTGCCACCAGCCGTTCGAGCACTTCAAGGCGATCTGA